The genomic stretch TTTTAACGTTTTTTTTTTCAGTCGGCTTTTCTGGTTCGGTAGTAGAAGGTTTAAGTGGGTTCAAATCCGGCCACTCAGTCCGCTCAGCGGTTCAGTATGCGATCGTGTACAAATGTATGCTAACAAATAACGTTCAATGAGCTATTACGTATTCACTGTAGAGAGTTGCATGAGCGATACTACAATTCGAGTGGATCGATCCACACTGACCGACCTCGAATCGTACAAGATTGATAACTACCGGACCTCGCGTGTCCCGAACGATGTGGTCATCTCAAACATGATCGAGGATCTTCGAGAGGGCAACGAGGACCAGAACCGTAGTTAAGTAGCCTGTCTGCGGAAATATCGAGATTCTCCGTCATATATTGGAAATTGTTCGGTATGAGGTGTTGATTTCTGCCGTTATTACTGTCGCAAATGTCCAGATGCCAATCAAAGATTGCTGAAGAACGAAGAGAGATCGCCCGAGAACAAGCCGGTGCTCAGTGTCAGTACTGTGAGATGGACCATCACACACACGAACAGGTATTCAAGTCGGCGCTGAGGGCGGTTCCCATCTACCCGGAAGAAGTTCAAGACCGCCCTGAAGACGCCTACTTGCCGGAGAACGTCATAGTACTGTGTGCCCGGCACTGTGGACTCCTGGAGTCGAACCTTACCAGTCCTCTTGAACTACTGGGTTACGCTGGCAGTGATACTCAGCTTCCGCCAGAGACGTTGCCCGAGACTCGGCAGTACGAGGATCAATCGTACACTAAGGGAACCTCTGAGCACGCTCAAGGTCGTCAGTACGCGCTTGATCGAGACGACTGGACGTGCCGGTGCTGCGGGATGAACCGACGAGAGCATCAGGCACTACACAACGAGTCGATCCATACACATCACATGGCCCCGTTACACTCGTTCGACGGTGATGAGGAACAGTTCCATAGTCCGTTCAACCTTATCACGGTGTGCCAGGACTGCCATTCGATTCTGGAATGGTACTTTCCGTCGGTGGACTCCCAGGTAGAGTTCTGCTCCCGGAACGAGGGTGAACCTCTACTGGTGGACGTGATTGAGTTCGTGGAACAGAAGCTCGGTGTTCCACACGAAGACAGGCTTCACGCACAGATTATTGAGCGGTACGACAGTCGGCAGGCTACCTTCGACTCGAACGTCGGTTCCGGATTCTGACGAAGATCTAAATCTCTGTAGGTGCTTTATTGCTGTGAAAATTGAGGTCCGTTCAGAACAGGCCTTAGTCGTCGCTCAAGGCCTTGTTCATGATTCGCTCGCGCTGGTCCATCCGTTCAGACTCGTCACGCTCGTCGTAGTACCTCTCCATCGTGTCTACCGTCATGTCGATCCTATCGCCCAGAATGTCATCTGGTAGGTCGTCATAGGCCCTCATTCGACTCACGAACGCGTGTCTTGCCGAATGCGGTGAATGAGTTTCAGGACACTTCTGCCGTTCTCTGTAGGCAGTGAACGGACAGTCCTTGCCGTCTTCGGTGTGGTCGCATTCCTCACCAAGTCGTTTCGAATGCGTGATACCGTACATCCGATTACGCATTGTTCCCTTAACCATCCTGCCGTTTTGGGTGGTAATCAACGGTTTTCTGCCGTGCTCGTCCTCCACATCGGTGCGACAGTCGTCCAAGTAGTCCTCCACGACCTTCTGTATGTTTTCAACCTGGATACCGAGTATGACGTTCCTCTCGCCCTTCCGCTGGCGTTTGAGCTTCGTATCTGTGTCTGGTCGGTGCTCCAGTTCGACGTACATCCTACCGTCATCACGGTATTTGAGGTCGTCTACGTCGATGCTGTGGATCGCGCCGATCCGGCATCCCATGTCGCTCAGAAGCGCGAACAGGACGTGATCGAGGCTCGCGTACTCGTATTTGTTCAAGTAATCCAGGATACGATCCGCTCGTTCCGGATCAAGGTCTCTGTCGTCCGCCTTCTCGTCTTCTGGTTCGACTGATGGGATCTGGATCTGGTCAGACACACCGATCGGCACGGAATCGTTGTCTTCGCAGTATTTCACGAACACGCGGAACGTCTTCAGCTGGTTTGATAACGTTACCAGTGCGATCCCACTGTTCTTCTTTCGGTGGCGACGATAGTCGTTTGCCTTCCGACCAGTCAGCTCAGTGAGGTCATCGAAACCAGTTTCTTCACACCACTCCAGAAATCGCTCCAATCGGTACTGGTGGTTGATTAAGGTATCGTGAACGACATCATCTTCCTCGTCTGAGAGGAATCGTTCGACCTCGTTACGTGGATCTATCGGTCCTTTGACTGTCATTGTGATTCTCCTGTGTCATGCCCATAATCGCACGAAGGCGCTGGGTTGTATTGTTGTTGTACATGGTCTGTTTCCGTACTACATGTACGTGCTGAGACCCTATAAAACTTGGGTGCATAATCGTCTATCCAATCATTAGTAATGGTAATCAGAGCGGTGGAAACCCGCCCGAACCCATCTCCTGGCGGCGCGACGCGGCGAGCGAAGCGAGTCATTGACCAAGAATAGGTGAGAAGTCACTGAGAAGCGGACAAGATTGAGTGAGTACCTGTACAAATGAGTCGATTTTCAACAGATAGTGAATCTGTTGCTAGGACGATGCCGACATCAATCACCACTGACAACTTCATAATCATAAACTAAAGGCTTCAATTTAGCCTCCCCGAAGAACTCGGGTAATCCAAACTCGCTGAGCGGAATTTTAGGAACAATTGCAATTCTTAACGGTGAAGGGGACTGCAACATGCTCTGCGAATTGGATGTCTCTATCGGTAGATTTGTAGCAAGAGAGTTGATTGACGTGAGGGACCCATCCCTACCAATAATTGTACTGTTCGTATCATCAGGTCTGCTTACGGATGAGAAAAAATCCGTTTCATTGACTTGTAGCTCTTGAAAGACAGAAAATTGCGAGTTATCTATGCTAATCCATTCTCCGCAATATATCACTAATGTATACTTCAGCCACTCATCTAACGATTTTCTTACTCGAATTCCCAAGTTCGGCAAGTCGCTGTACAATATAGAATCCCCCGGCCTGATTATATTCTCACCTGCGCTTGTGGAAGTGTCATTCGCTATATTCTCGTTGTATATATGAAATCTCATTTCAGGGTTGTACACATGCTTGAGTAGCAACTTCATCCAAAATGGTGATGTTCCAGTAAGCGCTGCGAGAGAAAGCACCAGCGAAAGGATCACAAGAGCATTCATATCTCCCAGCGTATTTTGGCCACTACCTCTCGAATAATATCTCTTGTGCATGCTCCGCTGTGTTTGTCGGCAGATTTCGTGGCGATACAGTTCTCGCTATATAGCGTGTGATGTTCACACATTCTATTGCAGTTAGGTGACAGTCGCTTTCGGTTCCTTTCCGTACACTCAATTAAGTTATAAACATTATCGGATGTGGACCACTCAGACCTAATTTTCTGGCGCGCAACACGACGAGCGAAGCGAGCCGTCAGCGCCGTCGAAGTGGTGACGGCGGATGTGAAGCAGGGGTCGAAGCGAAACGACCGTGGTTCACATCCGGCCGAGCCCCTTTCGAATCGATTTCCCGAAATGTACCCACCAGAACAGGGGTAAACGGACGAGGTGCGACCTCGAGGGTGATGCCACGAGTAGTTGGAGGCCGCACCTCAAGTCGTGTTATAGGCGTTCCGAGGAGATAAGCGTAGCGCCGTACATTCCGAATGAGGGCAGAAATCGGACAAGCGTTGGGGGTTTCACCACAACCACGGACGAGAAGCCACGGAATCCCACAGTCAGCGTGGCGTGAAATCGGTCCGGGAGAGGTGACAAACGGTGGGATCGTCGCACTTCGGCTCAGCGATGCCGACAGTCGTGGACTCGTGCGGATCGAGGCTGAGCAGTTCGTCGTCGGCTTTCAGCCCACAGTCGTCGGCGCGGCAGTCGAGACGTTCGCGATGGCCTCGTCGTACCACGCCGGGCGTTCGACGATCGTGTTTCCGAGATCGGTGTAGCGGACTCGGTCGTGGACGCGAACGGGGACGCCGTTCAGCGTCGCCCCGTAGCGCAGACGGTACTCGCGGACGAGTCCGCGCGAGTCGATCACCGCTCGCAGCGTGACGTTGCGTGGGTTCCGCCACAGGCTCTCGAACATGGCCGGGTTCGTCACCTCGGTCGCCACGACGCGATAGACGTCTCTTCCGTTTCGCTGTCCCCGAGCGACGACGCGGGTTTCGACCGAACTGAGCGGTCCCGCGACGAACTCGTCGTGGGTTCCGCGCCGGAAGTAGCCACGTCTTCGAGCCGCGTACGAGGTGGTGTCGTTGCTGGTTCGGGCGACGAGAACGCGCTGGCCGTTCGACCAGACCGAGAAATCACCCGGTCCGTACGCTGATCTCCCCGACGTGTTCACCGTCTTGTAGATCGGGCTGCCGTTCGCCGCGTGCTGTGTCCGGATGGTGTCGTGGTCGTAGACCGTTCCGTTCGCGTATCTCACCGTGACGTTTCTGCGGAGCGTGTGCGACGTGTTTTCGAGAACGGCTGCGTGTGCCTCGCCGAGCGCGAACGCGTCCGTGATTCCCTTCCCGGTGAGGCCTGGCGCGAGCTGCGGAACGGGGGTCGAGGTCGGCTCGTCGGTCGGAACGGCCGCCGGCGTGAGCGTCGGTTCGGGCGTTTCCTCGCCGCCGGGCGCGATGCCGTTACAGCCCGCGAGAACGAGCGACAGGGATGGATGCGACCGCCGTCGTCCGGAGGAAACGCGTTTCAGCGCCGCATGAACGACGAAAGCCGATCGGTGAGGCCGCCGCCACCGAGTTTGAGGTAGTACGCCGCACCGCCGTCCTCGTAGTAGTTGTCGATGCGGCGTTTGATCTCGAAGCCGATGTGTTCGTAGAAGTCGATGGCAGCCTCGTTGGTCGCGCGGGCGTGACAGGTCACGGCGTCGTGTTCGTCGGCGACGGTCGCCATGAGCTGTCGGCCGAACCCCTCGCCGCGATGGGTGGGATCGACCGCGAGGAAGAGCACGTAGCCGTCGCGCCGGACGGCGGCGAACCCGATGAGATCATCGGCCTCCGAGCCGCGTCCACCGCCGCGGACGCCCGCGAACAGAAGGTGAACGGTCGCCCGGCGGTAGGCGTTAGTGAAAAAGCCGCGGCGCTGCTTGAGCACGTCGTCCTCGCGGCGGATGCGCTCCTTCAGCTCCCACGCGTCGTCGACGTGCTCGTCGCTGCCCGCCTCGACGACGCGTTTCGTGACATCGACGCTCACTGCCGACCGATAGCGCGTGCATCGATATAATTCCACCGCCCGCGCATGCACAACGCTTTCTGGGAGGGGGAATCAGGCGAGAGTATGTCCGATGTGGATGCCCGCGGAACGGCCCCACCGGGGGCGAACGCGGGAGTTCGCGAAACGCTTCGGGAGTGGGTGAT from Halococcus agarilyticus encodes the following:
- a CDS encoding HNH endonuclease encodes the protein MDHHTHEQVFKSALRAVPIYPEEVQDRPEDAYLPENVIVLCARHCGLLESNLTSPLELLGYAGSDTQLPPETLPETRQYEDQSYTKGTSEHAQGRQYALDRDDWTCRCCGMNRREHQALHNESIHTHHMAPLHSFDGDEEQFHSPFNLITVCQDCHSILEWYFPSVDSQVEFCSRNEGEPLLVDVIEFVEQKLGVPHEDRLHAQIIERYDSRQATFDSNVGSGF
- a CDS encoding tyrosine-type recombinase/integrase, which translates into the protein MTVKGPIDPRNEVERFLSDEEDDVVHDTLINHQYRLERFLEWCEETGFDDLTELTGRKANDYRRHRKKNSGIALVTLSNQLKTFRVFVKYCEDNDSVPIGVSDQIQIPSVEPEDEKADDRDLDPERADRILDYLNKYEYASLDHVLFALLSDMGCRIGAIHSIDVDDLKYRDDGRMYVELEHRPDTDTKLKRQRKGERNVILGIQVENIQKVVEDYLDDCRTDVEDEHGRKPLITTQNGRMVKGTMRNRMYGITHSKRLGEECDHTEDGKDCPFTAYRERQKCPETHSPHSARHAFVSRMRAYDDLPDDILGDRIDMTVDTMERYYDERDESERMDQRERIMNKALSDD
- a CDS encoding GNAT family N-acetyltransferase, whose amino-acid sequence is MSVDVTKRVVEAGSDEHVDDAWELKERIRREDDVLKQRRGFFTNAYRRATVHLLFAGVRGGGRGSEADDLIGFAAVRRDGYVLFLAVDPTHRGEGFGRQLMATVADEHDAVTCHARATNEAAIDFYEHIGFEIKRRIDNYYEDGGAAYYLKLGGGGLTDRLSSFMRR